Part of the Montipora foliosa isolate CH-2021 chromosome 13, ASM3666993v2, whole genome shotgun sequence genome is shown below.
gtcgtcaaacttcacagtcatttttctttttgtcaccttgaaaacaggttaaaagatcggctttccaaaacaagcggttggcagtttcacaaatggctttccgGACtagaaaagttttcgggactttcgagaaacgggcctcaggtttgaacccgggtcacagaggtgggaggcgcggttgaaaaccgctaaaccaccctgacATCCCCCCTTAATGGTTTCTTATCGGTTTCTTATctttgtacattgcagcattgtcaCCTCGGTCTAAAGAGTCATCTTAAGTGGTGCAAACCATTTGTTACAAAATATCGCTATATGCGGAAAATCAGACTTAGCAggaaaacaacattttttttacgaTCTTTCAGTTTTCGTTGTAACTGTTTATTGTTTCTTTTCTCTAGGCTAGTCGGTCAAGCCGACTTTCAATTATTCCAAATGGAAAAATATTCCTTCGGAAGTGACACGTTTTACCTACTGAGCAAATTTTAGCTCATACCAGCGTCGTTGTTTGACACCGTCAGTTGGAAAGTCTACCAATGTTGGAACAATATTAGCCATCGTTAGGATCCATGGTTGTTACAATTTTGGTTACCTTTGTTTTGCACCTTCCCGACGTAGAAAGAACAAAGTTTGGCTAATTGGGGTCAGTTCAAATGGAAAAGATCTATGTTCGTGATGAAAAGCTAGCAAAAACCCACTTCACTCTCACCACCCCCTTCAACATACAGTTGTGTACTCAGAGGCAAGGTCTCGGCTTTGAGTAAGAAAGCAAGAAGTTATGTGATGGACTCAAATGGTAACAAGACACGAGATAATGTTTGGCTCGGCCTCGGAATTCCATGCACAACAGACCGACCTTCAACCCGGCAAAAACCATAAAACCATAGGTAGGTaggtaactttatttcaactcggGTTGATGAGGCTGATTAGGCCCCTAACAATACAGTCATGCATGGATGTCTGCTTGCGCAATTGTCTTAAACTGTCACTTATCCTAGGCTTTTTAAGTCAAGATGCGTCAAAGGTCACTTACATCTACATCATCCAGCactctgcttaggtggcctcatacaccgtaagcctttttagagacgtCACTGCTGAGCCGGACACCTTGAAatacatcccctactcttatcaaATAGTGTgagggttctttaacgtcccNNNNNNNNNNNNNNNNNNNNNNNNNNNNNNNNNNNNNNNNNNNNNNNNNNNNNNNNNNNNNNNNNNNNNNNNNNNNNNNNNNNNNNNNNNNNNNNNNNNNACGGAGCGCATGAGTACACTGATCACGACCATAAAGGAGATGCCGAAAGCAGTCGTAAATCTGGGTGTAAATATCACAAGGGTTTTTAAAGTTCGAACGGTGAACAAAACTGAAGTTACTTGTAAAAGCAAATAATATTGTGAGCTCCTTCGAAGTGCCTGTCACCTCATCCAACTCTTCGCTGCAACAGGCGCTTGTCACAAGAGAGAACAAATGCTATGTCAGCAGGGAATAGCGGTCGGCTTATAGTGCAGTTTTAGAGTTGATATAAGTATAGGAAATTGTATaaacgcgagtgcatttcgtaAACTATGAGTACACAGTGATGTTTCGAAAGATCTCCAAATTTGATGAACTTTTGAAAACATCTCAATTGACCGTAactcacgaaatgcacgagttTCGTTCATACAGTTATTTCTGTATTTATTTTACAtcaaaatggctaaaattgcgttcataactgcgaggatcatagcttcacttgattttatatccgtagttcatataattcatttcatatatagaGGGTATTGAATTTTTCTTcgattgttgaaaaatatttcacgagtgagcgcagcaaacaagtgaaatatttttcaacactatGTATacccgtaaaattccgaaaagcCCCAGGGCTTATATTTTCAAAGGCCCTTTTCGAGGGGCTTATTTTTGGAAGGGCTTATATTCGgaggggcttatctacggagggaaatttgcgtttACAAATCGAAGTGAAAGTAAATTTACcggttttgctttgttttactttgtatttgagcggcaattttccaagtacaagctccCGGGGCGCTGATATTTGGAGGGGCGATTTAACGGAGGGTTTTTTGCGTTGCCGGCTTTAGGGGGCGTATATTTGGAGGCGCTTATACACGGAGGGGcgtattttcggaattttacgatATATCATTTCGTTGATTTATTTTGTGCTCTACAAATTTACTTCATcgctgtttccatagcaacttccataTGCACTCTATGACCTCAAGTAAATcgtaaaatcaattaaaatatGATGCCCACTATTCTTATTGCTTCTTAAACATATGAGATTAATATTTCATAATTGTCTATTATTTTTGCTGGCTCAGCTGCCAACTCTTTATTGGTATTTCTGCTCAGTTGTTGTTTGTCGTTTCTCAGTTTCAATGTTAGGCGGCTCACGGACCATTGTATCTTTAACGAGTTGAACTTGTCTTCGCTTCCCTTCTAGTCATCACCAAGGATTCATTTCTCTAGTTATCTGTATGTAGGCGATAGTTCCTCAACGTTTTTTTCATTAGACTTTTATTAAGGTGAAATTCTGCCAAGTTTAGATAAAAGGTTGACAAAGTATTCGCGTTACAAATGGGGAGCCACAGGACGACTCATCTTTGTTTGGTcgctttttgaattttgttcttgCCGTCAGAAACTCAATCAAGTTGTGCACGCGTGTTCGAAAGTCACCAAGGTAAGACGGCCAGATTTATTGCTTCATTAttaaggacgctttccatttgacagaactgaccggcgagaccgggcatttggaaggactaactctagaacgccttcaaattaacatacttcgaggatgatatatttCCAAAAGATCTGGaagaagcagactaacaacaattttttataaaattgacgacacatttgaaattaaaatttgcaagacatgtttcggtcgtgcaacgaccatcttcatttgaatttataatatgctaaacaaagataaaaaacaacgtaaataattgggaatctaacaaaatacccaaaggtaacaaaaaagagtgtacaatggaacatgttgattagaacgagagagttaaaattaacatgatataattgcttatttaaagaaggttgctcaCAGGGATAAATAAGCAAGTATATCAtgtttaatttaactctctcgttctaatcaacgtgttccattgtacactcttttttgttgcCTTTGGCTATTtggttagattcccaatttatttcacgttgttatttatctttgtttagcatattataaattcaaatgtaacttcaaattaattctactttcaactggaAGAtagtcgttgcacgaccgaaacatgtcttgcaaatttaatttcaaatgtgtcgtcacttttataaaaaagGATGATATATGCTCCTCCAGATGAATGCGAGGGATTCCTTCaaactgttgcattttctttgcaaactgacggggtCTGTCCGGCCAGTTCTGACGAAAGGAAAACGCCCTAAGAAACGATGTTTGTGAATCAGAGTTGTCCCTCAGTGACATAATGTGGTTCGCCGTTACTGGTTCAACTTGTTGGGGAGATTTCCGATCAGTTACGTGAATTAGCACACTCGTTCTGAAACGTAAACCATGAAAATGGTGCAGTTTTAGAGACGTGCTGCATAGAAACTTCCTGAAAATTTCAAAGAGGTACGTTAATGGCTATGAGTTCTTTTATCTTTGCAAGAAATAGCTAAGTTGAATTATTTGGATTATTCACATTTGTGAGATTTAATACATtacttttagtataaatacacaagtgattatacaaaattcgcgcgctttcattggctcgctatctcggattatcagccgataatcacctcgacggacaaaatggctgccagtagtcgttttgccactgtatgcgaagatgatttcgcgttgaaatgttttttttttctcttttttgaaataatcacctgtgtatttatactaaaacattcgtctcggtgaatattcactgataatcactgagcctgaggcgaataattgttaattaagtGAAGTTGCTGTGTCTAAGTTTTGGGGGCAAGACGAAAAGGGAGAGTTTCAACTAGAAGGGAAATGTAAAGCGAATGAAGTTGAGTTGCTTTGTCggtgaaagaaaaaacacatcCTTAACAACTCACAAAGAAAGTAAGATAGGACATCTTTGTCCTGGAAAATGGTTTGATACCTCACTTGTTTAAAGAAGGCATTTTGGTTTTGTAGTTTAAAGTGCCATTacgacaaaaaaataatttttcttttctttggatttaaCTAAACACTGAGTGAtttaagttttaagttctgattttaaaaagacaccattattttaactggaattttgttatttgttggtccgccattactaactttaaaatcttgagagagctgggtcgacgagaaaatgacgtcaaagactcactgctTCAttagaatgcaatgcgtgtgcacgcggctgaattaatgtggagcacgggagtttcgggctttcagatttttaaactcgtgttttgcatatataataagttgcgtttacacgctgaaattttaagctaatgacgtcactttccctagatccaaccctctgaggtccaatcggtcagtttttgacgtgagtaatggcggaccgtgaaatccaaacgttacattaaaaataaacagcctGTGAATTAAAAAatgaagctcaaaattttgccagtcggTTTCAAGCGAACTCGCTTCATGGGCgcagccaggatttttcaaagggggggtcacactgtgtcaaacagggggtactcgcgttttcgcgacctgaatattgtaggttgtttgagtaaaaaacggcttacagagggggggggggacacggacaccccaggacccccctagctacgcccttccgctttcaaaatctgagggaaaaaagaaaatgattttttgatcatagtagcctTAATAATTTGTAAATCATTGCTTGGGAATTTGGCTTGGATTTTTGTCACTGCGTATATCAAGTTTTAATGTCTTTGTTCAAGATCACACATTGTTGGGGCATGTTATGGAAACTTGGAACGTTACAGATGAATTTGAATGCCAGCTGAAATGCATCGGAAATGACACCTGCAAATCTTTTAATATTCATCTTCCTGTGGGCGACAAAGTCATCCAAATTTGCGAGCTGAACAACAAAACACATCAAATGAAACCAAGTCAGTTTAAAAAGAAGATTGGATCAACCTACTATGTTTCTCTTAAGGTTAGTTCAACAAACTTGTCGCTCTTATTATCCACCCTTCATTTCTTTATGCATACCGGAAAGTAGTATTTCTTCATCAAACCATTGAAAACTGGAATGGAATCGGCCAAGATTGAAATCGTCAGCTTAACACCCTAATTTTTTGCCTAGTTACAAAACACCTGCGGATTTGTCCTCGGAAGAAATGGCATATTATGCTTCTGGTAGTGCTCAGACGTTTTGgaaattatgccaaaattatGCTAGTTTCTGCAAATGTTGCTTTCTATCATCAAAACTATACTAAGACAACGCCAGGGGGTAAACAAACAAGAAGTAATCTCTTATTTGGTGACTGCGGGTTACTTTTTAATAAACATCCAACAAATTTGTCGTTACAGGCATGTCTTGCATATCATCTGAAAGTATTTCTCAGAATTAACAAAATGTTCTTCTTTCTTAAAACTATAACATCAATCAATATTCTTCAAATAGTCAAACTAAGGATGAGCATTTATATGAGCTCTGAATAATCAGCTTAGCATTGCTGATTATACTGAAGTATTACACAAGGCTGTAAATGGCATTCAGGGTCTTGCAAATCGTCGAAAGATAAGTTGAGTATTGAGAATAATCTCTCTGCAGCTGCATATGAGGTTTGTACTGGGGAACCTTCATGACTGCAGAAGACCAGTGTGGCAGGTGATCTGCCGGTTTAGCGTCTTGACGTTCTAGGTGGCACCAATATAGTAAGGCTGTTCCGTAATTAATGCATCAAtttctttatttaagtgtctagtcttctagcgctggagcactaatttggAAAACggctgtaaactgaaattaacaaattaacgcaaatcaagagTTGGTTTTTTGGGACTGAAATATGGGGCCTGCATGGCATGCATAAGAAACCGCTTGTAATCTCCCGAGGCATGAGAAGGCTAGTGGACCATCTCcctaaaaaaaaacttaaagtgGCCTCAACGAATGGTTCACCCACATCAACGATTACTGCTAGTTCGCTGAAGCTAAAGACTCACAACCTTAATTGGATGATAGGATCGGACGGGAAGTCGACCAGTTAACGTGAAATCTGGGGAGGGACATTTTCCCTTTCATCATTATCTAAAAATCTTCGTACGTCACCGAACTGTTGTACGGGTGTTGTACCACCAACGAGCCTCGGAGGAACTATTCGGATTACGGTCACTTCATGTCACCACGTAAGCCTCGCTTTGTGCTGTGCGAAAATTAGTGAATCCACAGATTGCCAAACTCACTAAGATTGGGGATAAACGAAGCGATTGCTGACATTGACTAGAGTGTGAGAAAAACAAATGACATTGAATGTCTTGGGGATATGAGCTGGATGGGATTTAGTGCAGCTTGGTTTACGCTGGCGCCGTCTCTCGAGGCAGCTATCAATGGCTAAATTTATATTGGAGATGAATAACTCGTCTGTGACGAATTATTCGTCTACGCGACGGATATTTCGTCAAAAATTCAAGTTCGTCTAAGTAAAAATTCGGTGTTTAGACGAATTATGGACCAAAATAGGTCTTCAGCTGATTCGTCTATTCACACGTCTTACAGCCGTGCTGACAGACGAATCATTCGTATTCCAGCGTCAGAAACTTTGTCTACCATCTGTAAACGGTGTTTTTCTCTCCTCAACTGGAAACGTGCTGTCCTTGTTTtgtgtattttcttttctttagcgccTCTTCTAATAGCTTTTATTAGTTTGTTCTCACTACTTcgaattttgaaatttctccTTGCCTGAGACGTACTTTCTGAATGCAACGTGATTTTTGAGTATGCCAAAATTTATGCTAGTGCAATCGACAAAAACCCATCTGAAAACTGTTTTCACAAAGTAAGCCACCTTGTCCCAAAGGGTACTACAGAGTCTTCATATAATAGCGCCTGTCTTTTACATATTCACAACTTGACGCCCGACACCGGGCATGTTCGTCTCTCTGGctacattttcaattttcaattgagCCATTTGTTTTACTGATAAACGGCTTGGCCATTTCAAACAAGGCAAAGTCTCTCTCCTGAATGAACTACTCAGGAAGACATTTCTAATGGCAGAAGTTGTCAATTGTTAAGTCTTCCAATAAAAAGACTAAAATTGCATTGTTGTCGAAAAAACAGATCTCCTGTGTCGACTTAGCGGACACTCAAAGTAGACAAACACAGAGCGGGCATTGTCATCCGGGATACTCAGGAAAGCATTGTACTGGTGAGAAGATAAGTATAAGTGCACTGGTAACCATGGCAACTAAGCGATTCAACCACTCGTTCCTTGTACACCTGCATTGTAGGTTGTTTTGTTGGTATTGCCATATGTATAAAACTTACAGCTGCCGTATTTTGAGCCGCATAAACACCTCTCTTCAACGGAAGCCACTTATTCAATAATCAACCTCCACCTCCTAAGCGAACGTTAGGAAAAGGAGAGAGCGAAGCATTGAGTGACCATTGTACATGTAAGCTTCGGAATCCCTGGCTGAATCTGAATGAATGCATAAGCACTCGAAAAACTGAGGGCCTTTTGCGTTGTATCGATTATGTCCCAGTCGCAGTTATCTGGAAGATTTTGATCAGTTTTAGCCTTCTTAAAGCATAAACTTTACAACAAGAACTTAAGCTTATTGTTAATTGTAACTTATCATCATCAagtatcattattttttttatcgttTCGCTTAAAGTTGCGAAAGGCTCGCATCCTGGCGAGCCTGGTTTGTCCTGTAAGGATATCAAGAAAACCACCAATGCGAGGAAAAATGGGGAGTACTGGATTGATCCCAAGGGCACAGGACACCCATTCAAAGTGTACTGTGACATGACAACTGAAGGAGGTGAGTCCtgcaaaatttcgagtttgatGGAACTTGAAGTCATTAACACGAGTCTCTCTGTAGCTAACAGTTAACGTTAATTTCGTCACCGCGAATGGAATAAAGCTCCCCCGGTAAGCGCCTACGAATGAAAACCCGAGTGTTTTAAACAAAGGCCTAGTCCAGAACAAAGTTATTCCATTTAAATTGTCTTCACTCTAGAACAAAGTAAAGCTTAGCCGCTCTGTTTATAGTTAAGATTGGACTGTTTATGTCATCTACAGGAGGCTGGCTTTTGGTTTTGAACGTCGTAACCGGTTCATCTCCTCCCAGTCAGCTATCTGTTGTGACGTCATATCGTGGAATAAGTGATTACCATAGCAACAAGATGGTGATCACAAAAAGCGCGATGAAGGAAATGTACGGTGACATGAAATTTGATCAACTACGATTCCACTGCAGCAAACGACAGGGGCGCACGTTCCACGTTGTCACGGCCGCTAACAGCTCTGGGAATGCTGTAGTCCAGTACTTTAGGGGTCAGACGGATGTTAGGCCAGGTTCATGTGGCTCGTTTGAAAAAATGGCTGATGACAACTCCTTCATGGCAGGCAATTGTACGCAATGGCATTCAGAAAAGTGGTCGATCGATTTGAATAGTTTTGGCCAGTATGGATGGAGCGACGAGGAGAGATTATACAATCACGCTGCCTGGGTGTATGGATTGTACCACTGGACACTTTTGGACAGACCTTTTACGGGTCAAAACAACCGGTTTGAATGCGATGATTTTCTGAAAGAAGTGTCTCATGGTGATTTTTGGAAAGTCTTTATTCGTTAGGAAAACTACAGCGCGCGTTCTGTCCTTGTAGCTTTAACGCTTTCTCCTTTGATTTAAGGAACAACTCGCTTGTACAAGTGTTTAAAAACTGGAGTTAGTTCTAAGTAGCTTTATAACAATTGGATCAGTCATTTTACACTTAAACAGTTCCCTGTAGAGCTTCCCACAGGACAACCAGTTGGCATATGCCATGGCGGAAACCAAATTGTGGTGCTCGTTTCAAATTCGTGAAGCATTTTTCACTGTCAACATCTTATTAATTTTCTTAAATGATGGTTGATTTGCTTCGACTTGAGCCTTATTTTCATTTGCGCAATATATCCGGTCCGCACACGTGTTGTAGCTCAGCTAACTAATGCTCGTCTTTCAGACCTTCTGTAGTCTCCTCAGTTCAATCCTCGCCGGGTCGATAATGGTCGGTCATCTTTTGAATTAGTCAGTCATTCAGTTTTTCACACAAATAAgccaactttattttatctctgtTGGAAACGTCATTTAATCCGCATACTAATACAAGTAGTAAGCCTTGTTATAAAGTTGCCATAATCTCCACTACTTATTaagtgacaaaataatttgGGACAACGACATGCCACACATCATGTCGTGTGCATACGCCAAAAGTAGTAAAATTTACATTCCTTATTGTTGCGACCCCCTGTTCCAAGTGTTCTTTCTGGGATCCCACTAATACGTTCTCTGTACTGTTGTAATTTACATAAAATAAATCGTGAAAAAAGTAACCACAGTTTgtaaattgagtgtcgtaaagccAAAGTAATTCTGACAAATCGCATCTGTCTTACTGcgcaataaaccaatcagaatgtgaAAGAATAACACGTGACTTGTTCAAAGCGCGAGAAAGCCGGTGCATGCAGAACGTGActggtttttgttttcccattggCGAAAAAAGTGGCACGatatttttaagccaatcacaaaGTGATAGTCGCTTTGCAACCCTCAATTGAAAAACTGCTCTATCCTTTCATTTACATTTCCGTAAACCACCCTAATACTTTTCCAAGTTAATAGGATATGCACACTTGCTTAATCCAGTAAAGTATTGCATGACGAGAAAAGCGAGAGAAACTatgtcattaattaattaattaattaaaatctaATACTCTTGTTGTAGAAACTGACAGGACTCgaaaataaagccaaaaaaaggcCATAAAATATTTTACAGTTTAAATATACAGGTACTTACaaatttttcttcttatttAAACGATTACTTTATACTTTGTGAAAACTTTTGTAAAATATCTTCATTGCGAAAACTTGTAACTTTTTAGTGCTCTTTAACCTTTTCAAGATATTAAGTATAAGTAATAAAATGGTGACGAgagaaattagggaataatttcacgcgcgttttgtccaaaaacGCAAGTGAAAGTATTTCCtaatagaccgtattcgtattctcagtattggattgaaactagcttgcaatggaggctaatgcgggggaatatattaaaacgtatttgcatttgaaaagatttcccgtcatcagcctccattgcaagctagttccagtccaatactgagaatacgaatatggcctatttcacgagtataccatttgattagctatttatatcatgggtgacaaataaCGTCCATTAGACGCCGTTTTGGTACTGTAAGAAacgtttccatggcaacatTATAATTCACACGCGAagttataaattaacgctgaaatttcacgccaaaattaaggagtaatttgtcacccatgttattaattAGCAGAGTAACTTACTCTTTAACCTAATTTTGCTCGGCAAACTCTACACAAACGACAATTTTGTATACATAGTATACAGTTCAAAAAGAAGGGAGAAACATATTTATATACAACATTTTCATATACAAAATGACCAAAGAGCGGTTTCGCGGAAAGGTGaaggaactttgaaccaataaaAACCAAACCTGGGAACACGTATTTGATCTTTACCAGAAGCACAAAAAGAGCTCAAGGtgaatcaattaattaattaattaattactaaATGAAATTTAGTATTAGagttgcatttttttgtttgttagtttttcGGGGTTTTCTCTGTCTCAACTCTCGAAAAACCGCTCTCGGTCTGCAAAAACTGATTGTTGATGCTTGATACAAGCCAACTTACAACACTTCATAGAAGTTACTCTTTTGGTCAGATTCAACAAGCATGGTGAAATCTAACGGGGGAGGGGTGATACTGAGGGACTCTTCCGAATTTGTAACGTCTGGTCCACCTACGGGACGGGAAGCCATAGGTTCACCAACGAGACAGTTGCTATTTGGTAACCAGTCTCCTACATCAAGAAACGGTAACCACAGTCCCTGCACAGGGACAGGAAGCTCCTCCGGATTATTGCAAACAGAAAAATCGTCAACAGTTTGGGGACAGGGACGTTGACAGAGATGGGAAAAGGTAGCACCTTTGTAGTGGAAGACACAGAAAAACTATCCACCTCGTC
Proteins encoded:
- the LOC137983742 gene encoding tenascin-N-like isoform X2, yielding METWNVTDEFECQLKCIGNDTCKSFNIHLPVGDKVIQICELNNKTHQMKPSQFKKKIGSTYYVSLKISCVDLADTQSRQTQSGHCHPGYSGKHCTVAKGSHPGEPGLSCKDIKKTTNARKNGEYWIDPKGTGHPFKVYCDMTTEGGGWLLVLNVVTGSSPPSQLSVVTSYRGISDYHSNKMVITKSAMKEMYGDMKFDQLRFHCSKRQGRTFHVVTAANSSGNAVVQYFRGQTDVRPGSCGSFEKMADDNSFMAGNCTQWHSEKWSIDLNSFGQYGWSDEERLYNHAAWVYGLYHWTLLDRPFTGQNNRFECDDFLKEVSHGDFWKVFIR
- the LOC137983742 gene encoding tenascin-N-like isoform X1, giving the protein METWNVTDEFECQLKCIGNDTCKSFNIHLPVGDKVIQICELNNKTHQMKPSQFKKKIGSTYYVSLKISCVDLADTQSRQTQSGHCHPGYSGKHCTVKVAKGSHPGEPGLSCKDIKKTTNARKNGEYWIDPKGTGHPFKVYCDMTTEGGGWLLVLNVVTGSSPPSQLSVVTSYRGISDYHSNKMVITKSAMKEMYGDMKFDQLRFHCSKRQGRTFHVVTAANSSGNAVVQYFRGQTDVRPGSCGSFEKMADDNSFMAGNCTQWHSEKWSIDLNSFGQYGWSDEERLYNHAAWVYGLYHWTLLDRPFTGQNNRFECDDFLKEVSHGDFWKVFIR